In Phaseolus vulgaris cultivar G19833 chromosome 10, P. vulgaris v2.0, whole genome shotgun sequence, a single genomic region encodes these proteins:
- the LOC137813679 gene encoding uncharacterized protein has product MEELRQKGMEDHRQHEEDRRLQEEDRRRQEEEIALLREQNARLQQQVDNPEREGQSHMADRTASRIPTPANTNPASRAETVERKSNKRGHPFTDEIITTPLPDKWRGLVIKLYDGSTDPDEHLNVYKTQMTLYTTDNNVWCKVFPTSLQGEPLTWFTELPPNSINDFDILAAKFSTQYATSRPHHMSSMSLLAVQQEKGESLRTFLDRFNKACMNIRGLKQEVALHHLVSAIRPSRFTKSLIKKPPQDMEDLRTRATKFMQIEEHIDYHQRFKAIGFGALKDQTQSKEREVETERTVRTTLRSDRIGEAESPDTAKRCQYHQNFGHTTEGCQALKDKIEELIQAGHLRQFVKRTRSSRSPPRNTDRPSRGVDRSYRNDYKRHTDRSQTSRKRSESPVRRTRARSKSPDRNARPRQRVREVINIIAGPVNLGEPNHEVNYIAGGFAGGGCSNSARKKHLRDIQSAHATIRRRPHIPPITFTDDDFTAIDPAQDDPMVITVEIDKFAIAKTLVDQGSSVDILYWEIFKKMRSPESEIQPYNEQIVGFSGERVDTKGYIDLYTTFGEEDGLHKTINVRYLLVNAQTSYNILLGRPSINRLKAIVSTPHLAMKFPSATNDIATIHVDQKTARECYVASLKSEPTRRLYTTNTDDRVPQKRGRSPTRRFGRHMSRRQMIALVDLDPRMDDPRMEAGEDLHPFPLRDDRHTTHIGTSLKPDDRIAIGTTLVKNADLFAWTAVDMPGVDPQVITHRLSLYREAKPIAQKKRHIGEERRQAAREEADKLLQAGFIRKAHYTTWLANVVMVKKANGKWRMCVDYTDLNKACPKDSYPLPTIDRLVDGAAGHHILSFLDAYSGYNQIQMHPADRKKTAFMTDSEHSLTLCMTPLLVHMLDNVMSITASTTQLFSKSLIQNPFAQHNPN; this is encoded by the exons ATGGAGGAACTGCGACAAAAGGGGATGGAAGACCATCGTCAACATGAAGAAGATAGACGCCTCCAAGAAGAAGATAGACGCcgccaagaagaagaaatcgccttattaagagagcagaatgcacgACTCCAACAACAGGTCGATAATCCCGAACGAGAAGGCCAATCCCATATGGCCGACCGAACCGCCTCTCGCATACCTACACCTGCCAATACCAATCCTGCTTCCAGAGCTGAAACAGTCGAAAGAAAGTCAAATAAAAGGGGTCATCCTTTTACAGACGAAATTATCACCACTCCACTTCCTGACAAATGGAGAGGCCTCGTCATTAAACTCTATGACGgctcgaccgacccggacgaacACTTAAATGTCTACAAGACGcaaatgactttgtataccACAGATAACAATGTGTGGTGTAAAGTATTTCCCACGTCGCTCCAGGGAGAACCTCTTACCTGGTTCACAGAGCTGCCTCCAAACTCCATTAACGATTTTGACATCCTAGCCGCAAAATTCTCCACTCAATATGCCACTAGCCGACCGCATCACatgtcctccatgtctctcctagcggtacaacaagaaaaaggtgaatctcTTAGAACCTTTCTAGATAGGTTCAACAAAGCATGCATGAACATCCGAGGGCTCAAACAAGAGGTTGCATTGCACCATTTGGTCTCGGCCATCCGACCGAGCCGTTTCACTAAAAGTCTCATCAAGAAACCACCTCAAGACATGGAGGACCTCCGAACTcgagcaaccaaattcatgcaaatcgaAGAACACATTGATTATCATCAACGGTTCAAAGCTATCGGCTTCGGAGCCCTTAAAGACCAAACTCAAAGTAAGGAAAGAGAAGTCGAAACCGAACGAACCGTCCGAACCACTCTGAGGTCCGACCGAATAGGGGAGGCCGAATCCCCAG ATACTGCTAAGCGTTGTCAATACCATCAGAATTTCGGTCACACGACCGAAGGATGTCAAGCTTTGaaggataaaattgaagaactcatccaagcTGGCCATTTACGGCAGTTCGTCAAGAGGACAAGGAGTTCAAGATCCCCACCACGGAATACTGACCGTCCTTCCCGTGGTGTCGACCGGTCGTACCGTAACGATTACAAACGCCACACTGACCGTAGCCAGACTTCGCGAAAACGCAGCGAAAGCCCCGTTCGGCGTACACGCGCCCGTAGCAAAAGTCCCGACCGAAACGCCCGACCTCGCCAACGAGTCCGCGAAGTCATCAACATAATTGCTGGACCCGTTAACTTGGGCGAACCGAACCACGAAGTTAATTATATAGCTGGAGGCTTTGCCGGTGGCGGGTGCTCAAATTCCGCCCGAAAGAAACATCTCCGAGACATCCAATCCGCTCATGCTACCATAAGGAGGCGTCCACACATACCTCCGATCACCTTCACTGACGACGACTTTACAGCTATAGATCCAGCCCAGGACGACCCTATGGTAATCACTGTCGAAATTGACAAGTTCGCAATTGCCAAGACCTTGGTCGACCAAGGTAGCTCAGTCGACATATTATACTGGGAAATCTTCAAAAAAATGCGCAGTCCAGAATCAGAAATTCAACCCTATAACGAACAAATTGTAGGGTTCTCAGGTGAACGGGTCGACACTAAGGGGTATATAGACTTGTATACAACCTTCGGTGAGGAAGATGGTCTCCACAAAACAATAAACGTACGATATCTGCTGGTTAATGCCCAGACTTCTTACAACATCCTGCTCGGCCGGCCGTCTATCAACAGATTAAAAGCCATTGTCTCCACCCCacacttagccatgaaattcccttcGGCCACTAACGACATTGCAACCATCCATGTCGATCAAAAAACCGCTAGGGAATGCTATGTAGCAAGTTTGAAAAGTGAGCCAACTCGACGACTCTATACAACCAATACGGACGACCGAGTCCCGCAAAAACGAGGACGTTCCCCCACACGGCGTTTCGGACGACACATGTCTCGTCGTCAAATGATAGCCCTTGTTGACCTCGACCCTCGCATGGACGATCCCCGTATGGAAGCAGGAGAAGACTTGCATCCATTCCCGCTTCGCGATGATCGCCACACTACGCACATCGGTACTTCGCTGAAACCGGACGACCGAATAGCCATCGGGACGACACTTGTTAAAAATGCCGATCTTTTCGCCTGGACGGCCGTTGATATGCCTGGCGTAGACCCACAGGTTATCACTCACCGATTATCACTGTATAGAGAAGCTAAGCCAATagctcaaaagaaaagacatatAGGCGAGGAACGACGTCAAGCCGCACGTGAGGAAGCCGACAAATTGTTACAGGCTGGATTCATTCGGAAGGCCCATTACACcacatggctagccaacgtggttatggtgaagaaagcgaacggaaaatggcgtatgtgtgTTGACTACACAGACCTcaataaagcttgcccaaaagACTCGTATCCTCTGCCTACCATTGATCGTCTCGTCGACGGTGCAGCCGGGCATCACATCCTCAGCTTCCTTGATGCCTACTCTGGctataatcaaatccaaatgcacccggccgaccggaagaagacggccttcatgactgattccg